From a region of the Danio aesculapii chromosome 4, fDanAes4.1, whole genome shotgun sequence genome:
- the LOC130222200 gene encoding gastrula zinc finger protein XlCGF8.2DB-like → MMIHTGEKPFTCTQCGRSFSQSSSLNLHMKVHTGEKPFTCTQCGKSFSQSSNLNLHMRIHTGEKPFPCTQCGRSFSQSSSLNLHMMSHTGEKQFTCTQCGKSFSQSVNFDKHMRIHTGEKPFTCTQCGKSFSQSTNFNLHMTSHTGERPFTCTQCGKSFKCSSHLNQHMRIHTGERPFTCTQCGKSFSHSSHLNQHMRIHTGEKPFTCTQCGKSFSQSANFNQHMRIHTGDKPFTCTQCGKSFSQSSSLNLHMMNHTGEKPFTCTQCGKSFSQSSSLNLHMRIHTGEKPFTCTQCGKSFSQSSSLNLHMTSHTGERPFTCTQCGKSFKCSSHLNQHMRIHSGEKPFTCT, encoded by the coding sequence atgatgatccacactggagagaaaccattcacttgcactcagtgtgggaggagtttcagccaatcatcatcccttaatctacacatgaaggtccacactggagagaaaccattcacatgcacccagtgtgggaagagtttcagccaatcatcaaacttaaatctacacatgaggatccacactggagagaaaccattcccttgcactcagtgtgggaggagtttcagccaatcatcatcccttaatctacacatgatgagccacactggagagaaacaattcacttgcactcagtgtgggaagagtttcagccaatcagtcAACTttgataaacacatgaggatccacactggagagaaacctttcacatgcacccagtgtgggaagagtttcagccaatcaacaaactttaatctacacatgacgagccacactggagagagaccattcacatgcactcagtgtgggaaaagttttaaatgctcatcacaccttaatcaacacatgaggatccacactggagagagaccattcacatgtactcagtgtgggaagagtttcagccactcatcacaccttaatcaacacatgagaatccacactggagagaaaccattcacttgcactcagtgtgggaagagttttagccaATCAGCCAactttaatcaacacatgagaatccacaccggagataaaccattcacttgcactcagtgtgggaagagtttcagccaatcatcatcccttaatctacacatgatgaaccacactggagagaaaccgtttacttgcactcagtgtgggaagagtttcagccaatcatcatcccttaatctacacatgaggatccacactggagagaaaccattcacatgcacccagtgtgggaagagtttcagccaatcatcatcccttaatctacacatgacgagccacactggagagagaccattcacatgcactcagtgtgggaagagttttaaatgctcatcacaccttaatcaacacatgaggatccatagtggagagaaaccattcacttgcacttaa